One Nocardia iowensis DNA window includes the following coding sequences:
- a CDS encoding NmrA family NAD(P)-binding protein has translation MSPQHNLVLVTGATGKQGGATARRLLADGTAVRALVRDPHAPAARELAAAGAELAIGDFDSPESLSPALAGATALFVVPPAAYGPDGWDVEREGQRGEALVAAARRAGVEQIVFTGIASFSDDTSWGTAGKNRIEAAIAASGARYTLLRPVRFMENYLMRGYPFDGIVDGVHRHLFVADKPLQMIAVADIADIAALAFADPDHFHGHTLELAGDAITPLAAAEAITHATGHPVRYQELTESEVAHLGESIVRTWHLVRETGGWRADIPALREIHPTLRTFDTWLTETGAAQIKSLLDNDRVGSAPSRQLAPQARSA, from the coding sequence ATGTCCCCTCAGCACAACCTCGTCCTGGTCACCGGAGCCACCGGCAAGCAAGGCGGTGCCACCGCTCGCAGGCTGTTGGCCGACGGCACGGCGGTGCGCGCACTGGTGCGCGACCCGCACGCACCCGCCGCCCGCGAGCTGGCCGCCGCCGGTGCCGAACTCGCCATCGGCGACTTCGACAGTCCCGAATCTCTATCGCCCGCCCTCGCCGGTGCCACAGCACTTTTCGTGGTGCCACCCGCCGCCTACGGACCGGACGGCTGGGACGTCGAACGGGAAGGCCAGCGCGGTGAGGCGTTGGTCGCCGCGGCACGCCGGGCGGGTGTCGAACAGATCGTGTTCACCGGCATCGCCTCCTTCAGCGACGACACCTCATGGGGCACCGCGGGCAAGAACCGCATCGAAGCGGCCATCGCGGCCAGCGGCGCGCGCTACACGCTGCTACGTCCAGTCCGCTTCATGGAGAACTACCTCATGCGCGGCTATCCGTTCGACGGCATCGTCGACGGCGTCCACCGGCATCTCTTCGTCGCCGACAAACCATTGCAGATGATCGCCGTCGCCGACATCGCCGACATCGCCGCCCTGGCCTTCGCCGACCCCGACCACTTCCACGGCCACACTCTCGAACTCGCGGGTGACGCGATCACCCCCCTCGCCGCGGCCGAGGCCATCACCCACGCCACCGGCCACCCGGTTCGCTACCAGGAACTCACCGAATCCGAAGTGGCCCACCTCGGCGAGTCGATTGTGCGCACCTGGCATTTGGTGCGCGAGACCGGCGGCTGGCGCGCCGACATCCCGGCCCTCCGCGAAATCCACCCGACCCTGCGCACATTCGACACCTGGCTAACCGAAACCGGTGCAGCCCAGATCAAATCCCTCCTGGACAACGATCGGGTGGGTTCGGCACCTTCCCGTCAGCTGGCACCCCAGGCACGCTCCGCCTGA
- the smc gene encoding chromosome segregation protein SMC — translation MHLKSLTLKGFKSFASATTLRLEPGITCVVGPNGSGKSNVVDALTWVMGEQGAKALRGGKMQDVIFAGTAGRAPLGRAEVTLTIDNSDGALPIDYAEVSITRRMFRDGAGEYEINGSSCRLMDVQELLSDSGIGREMHVIVGQGQLSAILESRPEDRRAFIEEAAGVLKHRKRKEKAVRKLEAMQANLARLTDLTTELRRQLKPLGRQAEVARRAQTVQADLRDARLRLAADDLVTRRGELESQQSKEAYAREQHITVQSELDAANAALAQQEFQLSRLTPSAEAAAQIWFQLSALTERVNATIRIAEDRARHLDTETPVGTGRDPDQLEAEAERVEAEEAELREAVEIATETLEAARDALAEREHSAKAAEQAHLAAVRAIADRREGVARLAGKVDTLRTRAQSVDAEIARLTTAIADARQRGEAAQAEFDTVQAELSELDAGEAGLDAQHEHAVQALALADQRVTELREQDREASKRVASLTARIEALGMGLARRDGAAWLVEHRSQGLLGPLSGLLRVHGGFEAAVAAALGPLADAVAADTGESAHDAIRALKDADGGRAALVFGADGGNNPQRGALPGAARWLSDVVDCPESVRAAITALTAGIAVVDDLATARQVVAARPDVRVVTRDGDLTGTGWLLGGSDRAPSQLEIQADIDAAKADLVAAQRRAEELEAALSGALAEQADRKDAVDQALLALHESDQSLVAIYDRLGRLGHAARTAQADNERLIAQRAETEASREESLASLADLEDRLRNAELETEVDSDAHSAGTEIAGREREEAAAALAEARSMEVEARLSVRTAEERAESVRGKADSLRRAARAERETRARAERAQASRKKAAEVAAAVAESGAKVAAELEKVVAEAGARRDDLVRRRGEAAAQVEQVKERVRALSTQLAQLTDAVHRDEVAKAQAALRIEQLETTISEQFGIALGDLIAEYGPDVPLPPSDLEWQEYEQAKERGEQVTPPAPMPYDRPTQERRAKRAEKDLATLGKVNPLALEEFAALEERYNFLATQLEDVKNARKDLLDVVAEVDARILQVFTEAWEDVEREFVGVFAKLFPGGEGRLLLTDPSDMLSTGIEVEARPPGKKVKRLSLLSGGEKSLTAVALLVAIFRARPSPFYVMDEVEAALDDTNLRRLIGLFEQLREKSQLIVITHQKPTMEIADALYGVSMRGDGITQVISQRLRGQNLAPVGAAS, via the coding sequence TTGCATCTCAAGAGCCTGACGTTGAAGGGCTTCAAGTCCTTCGCGTCCGCGACGACGCTGCGGTTGGAGCCGGGTATCACCTGTGTGGTCGGTCCGAACGGGTCCGGCAAATCCAACGTCGTCGACGCGCTCACCTGGGTCATGGGTGAACAGGGTGCGAAGGCGCTGCGCGGCGGCAAGATGCAGGACGTGATCTTCGCGGGCACCGCGGGCCGGGCCCCGCTCGGCCGCGCCGAGGTCACCCTCACCATCGACAACTCCGACGGCGCGCTGCCGATCGATTACGCCGAGGTGTCGATCACCCGGCGGATGTTCCGCGACGGCGCGGGCGAGTACGAGATCAACGGCAGCTCCTGCCGACTGATGGATGTGCAGGAACTGCTCAGCGACTCCGGCATCGGGCGCGAGATGCACGTCATCGTCGGGCAGGGCCAGCTCTCGGCCATTCTGGAATCGCGCCCCGAGGACCGGCGCGCGTTCATCGAAGAGGCGGCGGGCGTGCTCAAGCACCGCAAGCGCAAAGAGAAGGCGGTGCGCAAGCTGGAGGCCATGCAGGCCAACCTGGCCCGCCTCACCGACCTCACCACCGAACTGCGCCGGCAGCTCAAACCGCTCGGCAGGCAGGCCGAGGTGGCCCGCCGGGCGCAGACCGTGCAGGCCGACCTGCGCGACGCCCGCCTGCGGCTGGCCGCCGACGACCTGGTGACCCGCCGCGGCGAGCTGGAGAGCCAGCAGAGCAAGGAAGCCTACGCCCGCGAGCAGCACATCACTGTGCAAAGCGAACTCGACGCCGCCAATGCCGCACTGGCGCAGCAGGAATTCCAGCTGTCGAGGCTGACGCCGAGTGCCGAGGCCGCCGCGCAGATCTGGTTCCAGCTCTCCGCGCTGACCGAGCGGGTCAACGCGACCATCCGGATCGCCGAGGACCGCGCCCGGCACCTGGACACCGAAACCCCGGTCGGCACCGGCCGCGACCCGGATCAGCTGGAGGCCGAAGCCGAGCGGGTGGAGGCCGAGGAGGCCGAGCTGCGCGAGGCGGTCGAGATCGCGACCGAAACGCTCGAAGCGGCGCGCGACGCGCTGGCCGAACGCGAACATTCCGCCAAGGCCGCCGAGCAGGCGCACCTGGCCGCCGTGCGGGCGATCGCGGACCGCCGCGAGGGCGTGGCGCGCCTGGCAGGCAAGGTCGACACGCTGCGGACCAGGGCACAGTCGGTGGACGCCGAGATCGCCCGGCTGACGACGGCGATCGCCGACGCGCGGCAACGCGGCGAGGCGGCGCAGGCCGAATTCGACACGGTACAAGCCGAACTCAGCGAGCTGGATGCCGGTGAGGCGGGGCTGGACGCGCAGCACGAGCACGCGGTGCAGGCGCTCGCGCTGGCCGATCAGCGGGTGACCGAACTGCGCGAACAGGATCGGGAGGCGAGCAAGCGGGTCGCGTCGCTGACCGCGCGCATCGAGGCGCTCGGCATGGGCCTGGCCCGCCGGGACGGCGCAGCCTGGCTGGTCGAGCATCGGTCGCAGGGCCTGCTCGGTCCGTTGTCGGGGTTGCTGCGCGTGCACGGTGGGTTCGAGGCCGCGGTCGCCGCCGCGCTCGGCCCGCTCGCTGACGCCGTCGCCGCCGATACCGGTGAATCCGCACACGATGCCATCCGCGCGTTGAAAGACGCCGACGGTGGCCGTGCCGCACTGGTCTTTGGTGCCGATGGCGGCAACAACCCGCAGCGCGGTGCGCTGCCAGGGGCGGCGCGCTGGCTGTCCGATGTGGTGGACTGCCCGGAAAGCGTGCGTGCCGCGATTACCGCGCTGACCGCCGGTATCGCGGTGGTCGACGACTTGGCGACCGCCAGGCAGGTGGTGGCGGCCCGGCCGGACGTGCGGGTGGTCACTCGCGATGGCGACCTCACCGGAACCGGTTGGCTGCTCGGCGGATCCGATCGGGCGCCGAGCCAGCTGGAGATCCAGGCCGATATCGACGCGGCCAAAGCCGACCTCGTCGCGGCGCAGCGGCGGGCCGAGGAACTGGAGGCGGCGCTGTCCGGTGCGCTCGCCGAACAGGCCGATCGCAAGGACGCGGTGGACCAGGCGCTGCTCGCGCTGCACGAATCCGACCAATCGCTGGTCGCCATCTACGACCGGCTCGGCCGACTCGGCCACGCGGCCCGCACCGCGCAGGCCGACAACGAGCGCCTGATCGCCCAGCGCGCCGAAACCGAGGCGAGCCGCGAGGAATCGCTCGCCTCGCTCGCCGACCTCGAAGACCGGCTGCGCAATGCCGAGCTGGAAACCGAGGTCGACTCCGACGCCCACTCGGCGGGCACCGAGATCGCGGGCCGCGAACGCGAAGAGGCCGCCGCCGCGCTGGCCGAGGCCCGCTCGATGGAAGTGGAGGCGCGCCTTTCGGTGCGCACCGCCGAGGAACGCGCGGAATCGGTGCGCGGCAAGGCGGATTCGCTGCGCCGGGCCGCGCGGGCGGAGCGGGAGACCAGGGCCAGGGCCGAACGCGCCCAGGCCTCGCGCAAGAAGGCGGCCGAAGTCGCCGCGGCGGTCGCCGAATCGGGTGCCAAGGTCGCGGCGGAGCTGGAAAAGGTGGTGGCCGAGGCTGGCGCCCGGCGCGACGACCTGGTCCGTCGGCGTGGCGAAGCGGCCGCGCAGGTCGAGCAGGTCAAGGAGCGGGTTCGCGCGCTGTCCACCCAGCTGGCCCAGCTCACCGACGCGGTGCACCGCGACGAAGTGGCGAAAGCCCAAGCGGCACTGCGCATCGAGCAGCTCGAAACGACCATCTCCGAACAGTTCGGCATCGCGCTCGGCGATCTGATCGCCGAGTACGGTCCCGACGTGCCGCTGCCGCCGTCGGATCTGGAGTGGCAGGAGTACGAGCAGGCCAAGGAACGCGGCGAGCAGGTCACCCCGCCAGCGCCGATGCCCTACGACCGGCCGACCCAGGAACGTCGCGCCAAGCGCGCCGAGAAAGACCTCGCCACCCTCGGCAAGGTGAATCCGCTTGCGCTGGAGGAGTTCGCGGCGCTCGAGGAGCGCTACAACTTCCTGGCCACCCAGCTCGAAGACGTCAAGAACGCGCGCAAGGACCTGCTCGACGTCGTCGCCGAGGTGGATGCGCGGATCCTGCAGGTGTTCACCGAGGCGTGGGAGGACGTCGAGCGCGAGTTCGTCGGCGTGTTCGCGAAACTGTTCCCCGGCGGTGAGGGCAGGCTGCTGCTCACCGACCCGTCCGACATGCTCAGCACCGGCATTGAGGTGGAGGCGCGGCCGCCGGGCAAGAAGGTCAAGCGGCTCTCGCTGCTGTCCGGTGGCGAGAAGTCGCTCACCGCGGTGGCGTTGCTGGTGGCCATCTTCCGCGCCCGCCCGTCACCGTTCTACGTGATGGACGAGGTCGAAGCCGCCCTCGACGACACCAACCTGCGCCGCCTGATCGGCCTGTTCGAGCAGTTGCGCGAGAAGAGCCAGCTGATCGTCATCACCCACCAGAAGCCGACCATGGAGATCGCCGACGCCCTCTACGGCGTCAGCATGCGCGGCGACGGCATCACCCAGGTCATCTCCCAACGCCTCCGCGGCCAAAACCTCGCCCCCGTCGGCGCCGCCAGCTGA
- a CDS encoding DUF1707 SHOCT-like domain-containing protein → MDITTGTRASNAERDKVVRLLARHLEDGRIDLAEYDQRTAQVYATTTRDDLQLVLSDLPKLSKEPAGTSDSGARIPIWQKIEGSSWLGVSALVLLIWGAISLSVGEFTYPWPIWVIGPWGAVLVFRMLTGFESGRYSRHTS, encoded by the coding sequence ATGGACATCACGACCGGTACCCGCGCCTCGAACGCCGAACGCGACAAGGTGGTGCGTCTACTCGCCAGGCATTTGGAGGACGGACGAATCGACCTCGCCGAATACGACCAGCGCACCGCCCAGGTCTACGCGACCACCACCAGGGACGATCTGCAGCTGGTGCTGTCGGATCTGCCCAAGCTGTCGAAAGAGCCTGCCGGAACGTCGGATTCGGGTGCCCGCATTCCGATCTGGCAGAAGATCGAAGGCAGCAGCTGGCTCGGCGTGAGCGCGCTCGTCTTGCTGATCTGGGGGGCGATCTCGCTGAGCGTCGGCGAATTCACCTACCCCTGGCCGATCTGGGTGATCGGACCCTGGGGTGCGGTCCTGGTGTTCCGGATGCTGACCGGGTTCGAATCCGGTCGGTACTCGCGGCACACGAGCTGA
- a CDS encoding S-(hydroxymethyl)mycothiol dehydrogenase has protein sequence MSETVRGVIARSKGAPVEIVDVVIPDPGPHDVVVRVQACGVCHTDLHYREGGINDEFPFLLGHEAAGIVETVGAAVTHVEAGDFVVLNWRAVCGECRACKRGRPWYCFASNNASKKMTLTDGTELSPALGIGAFVDKTLVHEGQCTKVDPAADPAVAGLLGCGVMAGIGAAMNTGNVSRGDTVAVIGCGGVGDAAIAGARLAGAKTIIAVDRDARKLNWAKDFGATHTVDASSEDVVEKIQEYTDGFGADVVIEAVGRPETWKQAFYARDLAGTVVLVGVPTPDMTIDMPLIDLFSRGGALKSSWYGDCLPERDFPTLIDLHLQGRLPLERFVTERISLDQVEASFSAMHTGDVLRSVVVW, from the coding sequence GTGTCGGAAACCGTGCGCGGTGTCATCGCCCGTAGCAAAGGCGCGCCGGTCGAGATCGTCGACGTGGTGATCCCCGATCCGGGCCCCCACGATGTGGTCGTCCGGGTGCAGGCCTGCGGCGTCTGCCACACCGACCTGCACTACCGCGAGGGTGGCATCAACGACGAGTTCCCGTTCCTGCTCGGGCACGAGGCCGCGGGCATCGTGGAAACCGTCGGCGCCGCGGTCACGCACGTCGAGGCCGGTGATTTCGTGGTCCTGAACTGGCGCGCCGTGTGCGGCGAATGCCGAGCCTGCAAGCGTGGCCGCCCCTGGTACTGCTTCGCGAGCAACAACGCGAGCAAGAAGATGACCCTCACCGACGGCACCGAACTGAGCCCGGCGCTCGGGATCGGCGCCTTCGTCGACAAGACGCTGGTGCACGAGGGACAGTGCACCAAAGTCGATCCCGCGGCCGACCCCGCGGTGGCCGGGTTGCTCGGCTGCGGCGTGATGGCGGGCATCGGTGCGGCGATGAATACCGGCAATGTGTCGCGCGGCGACACCGTCGCGGTGATCGGCTGCGGCGGGGTCGGCGACGCCGCCATCGCCGGCGCGCGGCTGGCCGGGGCGAAGACCATCATCGCGGTGGATCGCGACGCGCGAAAGTTGAACTGGGCCAAAGACTTCGGCGCGACCCATACCGTCGACGCGAGCAGCGAGGACGTGGTCGAGAAGATCCAGGAATACACCGACGGTTTCGGCGCCGATGTGGTGATCGAGGCGGTCGGCCGCCCGGAAACCTGGAAGCAGGCGTTCTACGCGCGTGACCTGGCGGGCACCGTGGTCCTGGTCGGCGTGCCGACGCCGGACATGACGATCGACATGCCGCTGATCGACCTGTTCTCCCGCGGCGGTGCACTGAAGTCCTCCTGGTACGGCGACTGTCTGCCCGAACGCGACTTCCCGACCCTGATCGATCTGCATCTCCAGGGCCGATTGCCGCTGGAACGCTTTGTCACCGAACGCATTTCACTCGACCAGGTGGAGGCGTCGTTCAGCGCGATGCATACCGGCGACGTGCTCCGCTCGGTGGTGGTCTGGTGA
- a CDS encoding MBL fold metallo-hydrolase, producing the protein MIERVVTSGTFSLDGGTWDVDNNVWLIGDDHDVLVVDAAHNADAIAEAVGTRNVVAILCTHGHNDHVTVAPELSTRLDAPILLHPGDDPLWRMTHPDVAYHSLADTARITVADIDIDILHTPGHSPGSVSLHLPEAAALCTGDTLFSGGPGATGRSYSDFDTIIASIRDRLLTLPDETTVHTGHGDTTSIGAEKPSLADWIARGH; encoded by the coding sequence GTGATCGAGCGCGTCGTCACCTCCGGCACCTTCTCCCTCGACGGCGGCACCTGGGACGTCGACAACAACGTCTGGCTCATCGGCGACGACCACGACGTCCTCGTCGTCGACGCCGCGCACAATGCGGACGCGATCGCCGAGGCCGTCGGCACCCGCAACGTCGTCGCCATCCTGTGCACGCATGGCCACAACGACCATGTCACCGTCGCACCGGAATTGAGCACGCGGCTCGACGCCCCCATCTTGTTGCACCCCGGCGACGACCCGCTGTGGCGGATGACCCATCCCGACGTCGCCTACCACTCCCTGGCCGACACCGCCCGAATCACCGTGGCCGACATAGACATCGACATCCTGCACACGCCGGGCCACTCCCCCGGCTCGGTCTCCCTGCACCTCCCGGAGGCAGCCGCCCTGTGCACCGGCGACACGCTGTTCTCCGGTGGCCCCGGCGCCACCGGCCGCTCCTATTCCGACTTCGACACCATCATCGCCTCGATCCGGGACCGCCTACTGACCCTCCCCGACGAAACCACGGTGCACACCGGTCACGGCGACACCACCTCCATCGGCGCCGAAAAGCCTTCCCTCGCCGACTGGATCGCCCGCGGTCACTAG
- a CDS encoding DUF6817 domain-containing protein → MNNIGEDLSRRDRVERFLDECGAAAIAHPGGTLLAHLVRVGDVLAEWDADEDIQFAGLCHAMYGTDGFGRALVELSDRQTVATLIGERAEALVYLYGSCDRATVYPRLDTSPVIFRDRFTGLEYEPVDTDLRAFLEITAANELDVLAHNAELADKHGAALYQLFARSSSRLSPRAWQACRTQLASATS, encoded by the coding sequence ATGAACAATATTGGGGAGGATTTGTCGCGGCGGGATCGGGTCGAGCGGTTCCTGGATGAGTGTGGGGCGGCGGCGATAGCGCATCCGGGCGGTACGTTGCTGGCTCATCTCGTCCGGGTCGGCGACGTGTTGGCCGAATGGGATGCCGACGAGGACATTCAGTTCGCTGGGCTGTGTCATGCGATGTACGGCACGGACGGGTTCGGCCGTGCCCTGGTCGAGCTGTCCGATCGGCAGACGGTGGCGACGCTCATCGGCGAGCGTGCCGAAGCACTGGTCTACCTGTATGGCAGCTGCGACCGGGCGACGGTGTATCCGCGGCTCGACACATCGCCGGTGATATTCCGTGATCGGTTCACCGGACTCGAATACGAACCGGTCGATACCGACCTGCGGGCGTTCCTGGAGATCACCGCCGCCAACGAACTCGATGTGCTCGCGCACAATGCCGAGCTCGCCGACAAGCATGGCGCGGCGCTCTACCAGCTGTTTGCCCGGTCCAGCAGTCGCCTGTCGCCCCGAGCTTGGCAGGCCTGCCGAACCCAACTCGCCTCGGCCACTTCGTAG
- a CDS encoding maleylpyruvate isomerase family mycothiol-dependent enzyme, which translates to MGLLEFDRLCAEILPRTRLLTSMVAGADPMTPVPSCPGWNLGQLLHHVGGVHRWTETIVGTRARMPVSDDIVNDLSGYRKDMDEVGRWLDDGALRLTETLREAGPDIEVWTPGPGDTATFWARHALHETVMHGSDAAEALDTEFDMSRDVAVDGFETWLGCASVPEAYETRPGQPELLGPGRSLAFQTTDGSGHWLVDLTGPAATWRHGTGPAAVAVRGSIADLLLFVYRRPPRGAVDITGDRALLELWRDRAGFWLNA; encoded by the coding sequence GTGGGTTTGTTGGAGTTCGATCGGTTGTGCGCCGAGATCTTGCCCCGGACGCGCCTGCTCACCTCGATGGTGGCGGGCGCCGACCCGATGACGCCGGTGCCGTCCTGTCCCGGCTGGAATCTCGGGCAGTTGCTGCACCACGTGGGTGGGGTGCACCGGTGGACGGAGACGATCGTCGGGACGCGTGCCCGCATGCCGGTGTCGGACGACATCGTCAACGATCTGTCCGGCTATCGCAAGGACATGGACGAGGTCGGGCGCTGGCTCGACGACGGTGCGCTTCGCCTGACGGAAACGCTTCGCGAAGCGGGGCCGGACATCGAGGTGTGGACGCCGGGGCCGGGCGACACAGCGACGTTCTGGGCGCGGCACGCGCTGCACGAGACCGTCATGCATGGCAGTGACGCCGCCGAGGCACTCGACACCGAATTCGACATGTCGCGTGACGTTGCCGTGGACGGTTTCGAGACATGGCTGGGATGCGCTTCGGTGCCGGAGGCATATGAGACCCGGCCCGGTCAGCCCGAACTGCTCGGGCCGGGCCGATCTTTGGCTTTCCAGACCACCGACGGCAGCGGACACTGGCTCGTCGACCTGACCGGGCCCGCGGCGACCTGGCGGCACGGGACGGGACCGGCAGCCGTTGCGGTCCGCGGCTCGATCGCGGACCTGCTGCTGTTCGTCTACCGCCGTCCACCGCGCGGCGCCGTCGACATCACCGGCGATCGTGCGCTGCTGGAACTTTGGCGCGACCGGGCGGGCTTCTGGCTCAACGCCTGA
- a CDS encoding DUF350 domain-containing protein, with protein MTAVALESGYWSSLGEGVGAIILYALIGLVLMLVGFYAIDLTTPGRLRALVVEGKPNAIIVTAAGMISMAFIVVLAILAVGSGGKLSEGLIAALVFGLVGIIAQVISVRVIEKALGIDIGAALHSDTYTTEVLVVAAAHFALGLVVAFAIL; from the coding sequence ATGACCGCAGTCGCCCTCGAATCGGGGTACTGGAGCTCGCTCGGCGAGGGCGTTGGAGCGATCATCCTCTACGCCCTCATCGGTCTGGTGCTGATGCTCGTCGGCTTCTACGCCATCGACCTGACCACGCCGGGCAGGCTGCGCGCGCTGGTCGTCGAGGGTAAGCCCAACGCCATTATCGTCACCGCCGCGGGCATGATCAGCATGGCGTTCATCGTCGTTCTCGCCATCCTGGCGGTCGGCAGCGGCGGCAAACTCTCCGAGGGCCTCATCGCCGCCCTCGTCTTCGGCCTGGTCGGCATCATCGCCCAAGTCATCTCGGTCCGCGTCATCGAAAAGGCCCTCGGCATCGACATCGGCGCCGCCCTGCACTCCGACACCTACACCACCGAAGTTCTGGTGGTAGCCGCCGCGCACTTCGCCCTCGGCCTGGTCGTCGCCTTCGCCATTCTCTGA
- a CDS encoding glutathionylspermidine synthase family protein, with the protein MRRVRSTPRPGWQQITENQGLVYGSPGRDASGQPRPYWDESVYYEFEMAEILALEADVELLHSMCLNAVEHVVLTERFKDFGLPEWSWAPITESWRRSDPHVYGRFDLRYDARRPAKLLEYNADTPTSLLEAAIVQWHWLTALYPDGDQWNSLHEKLVERWTELRDILPTAQLHFSWSGADATGEDNVTTAYMQETAAEAGFDTIALPIEEVGFDTELERFVDLAEAPIEAIFKLYPWEWALDDDFGKRVVASLPQTMWIEPLWKTLLSNKAILAVLWEMYPGHPNLLPAYLDQPNELTEYIRKPKLGREGANMTIVGAGLETATGGVYGEEGYVYQLLDPLPEFDDMRPVLGAWIVGDTAAGLGIRETAGLITDDGSAFVPHRIAT; encoded by the coding sequence GTGCGACGCGTGCGCAGTACGCCCCGGCCGGGCTGGCAGCAGATCACCGAGAACCAGGGCCTGGTCTACGGCTCGCCCGGCCGCGATGCCAGCGGTCAGCCGCGGCCGTACTGGGACGAATCGGTGTACTACGAGTTCGAGATGGCCGAGATCCTCGCGCTGGAAGCCGATGTCGAGCTGCTGCATTCGATGTGCCTCAATGCCGTCGAGCACGTCGTGCTCACCGAGCGGTTCAAGGATTTCGGTCTGCCCGAATGGAGTTGGGCGCCGATCACCGAATCCTGGCGGCGCAGTGACCCGCACGTGTACGGGCGGTTCGACCTGCGCTACGACGCGCGCCGACCGGCGAAACTGCTGGAGTACAACGCCGATACGCCGACATCGCTGCTGGAGGCGGCGATTGTGCAGTGGCACTGGTTGACCGCGCTGTACCCGGACGGCGACCAATGGAATTCGTTGCACGAGAAGCTGGTCGAGCGCTGGACCGAGCTGCGCGACATATTGCCGACCGCCCAGCTGCACTTCAGCTGGTCGGGTGCCGACGCCACCGGTGAGGACAATGTCACCACCGCGTATATGCAGGAGACCGCGGCCGAAGCGGGGTTCGACACCATCGCGCTGCCGATCGAAGAGGTCGGATTCGACACCGAGCTCGAACGTTTCGTAGATCTGGCCGAGGCGCCGATCGAGGCGATCTTCAAGCTCTACCCGTGGGAGTGGGCGCTGGACGACGACTTCGGCAAGCGGGTGGTGGCCAGCCTGCCGCAGACCATGTGGATCGAACCGCTGTGGAAGACGCTGCTCAGCAACAAGGCGATCCTCGCGGTGTTGTGGGAGATGTACCCCGGACACCCGAACCTGTTGCCCGCCTACCTGGATCAGCCCAACGAGCTCACCGAATACATCCGCAAGCCGAAGCTCGGCCGGGAAGGCGCCAACATGACCATCGTCGGCGCCGGTCTGGAGACCGCCACCGGCGGCGTTTACGGCGAAGAGGGCTACGTCTACCAATTGCTGGATCCGCTACCGGAATTCGACGACATGCGCCCCGTGCTCGGCGCCTGGATCGTCGGCGACACCGCCGCGGGCCTCGGCATCCGGGAGACCGCCGGACTGATCACCGACGACGGCTCCGCTTTCGTTCCGCACCGCATCGCCACCTAG
- a CDS encoding acylphosphatase yields the protein MGESGDIARLSAWVHGRVQGVGFRWWTRSRALELGLTGHATNARDGRVHVIAEGPRDDCERLLELLRSGDTPGRVTLVVESWEPARGDMTGFEER from the coding sequence ATGGGTGAATCCGGCGATATCGCCCGGCTGAGCGCGTGGGTGCACGGCCGCGTCCAGGGTGTGGGATTTCGCTGGTGGACGCGGTCGCGTGCGTTGGAACTCGGGTTGACCGGGCATGCGACGAACGCGCGCGACGGGCGGGTGCACGTCATCGCGGAGGGCCCGCGCGACGACTGCGAGCGGTTGCTCGAACTGCTACGTTCCGGGGATACACCTGGTCGGGTGACCTTGGTTGTGGAAAGCTGGGAGCCCGCGCGGGGTGATATGACCGGATTCGAGGAGCGGTAG
- a CDS encoding OsmC family protein: MAEQISPPATPEPTELWVERTGTRAYTGRSSRGAEVLIASQGVPGAFTPGELLKIALAGCSGLSADFSLARKLGDSFDATIRVSGDADRENELYPQLEETFQLDLSELDEQARERLLVTVQRAIDKACTVGRTLQAGTKVTLSFDIEA; the protein is encoded by the coding sequence ATGGCTGAACAGATCTCCCCACCCGCTACACCGGAACCGACCGAACTATGGGTCGAGCGCACCGGGACGCGGGCTTACACCGGCCGCAGCTCCCGCGGCGCCGAGGTGTTGATCGCTTCGCAAGGCGTGCCCGGTGCCTTCACCCCCGGCGAGTTGCTGAAGATCGCGCTGGCCGGCTGCTCAGGGTTGAGCGCGGACTTCTCGCTGGCGCGCAAGCTCGGTGATTCCTTCGACGCGACCATCCGCGTCTCGGGTGACGCCGATCGGGAGAACGAGTTGTACCCGCAGCTGGAAGAGACGTTCCAGCTCGACCTCAGCGAGCTGGACGAGCAGGCGCGCGAGCGGTTGCTGGTCACCGTGCAGCGCGCCATCGACAAGGCGTGCACGGTGGGCCGGACGTTGCAGGCGGGGACGAAGGTGACCTTGTCCTTCGATATCGAGGCCTGA